One Dromiciops gliroides isolate mDroGli1 chromosome 3, mDroGli1.pri, whole genome shotgun sequence DNA segment encodes these proteins:
- the KCTD4 gene encoding BTB/POZ domain-containing protein KCTD4: protein MRGCQHFHSITELELNKGVCVVVVVLFKKLCLSQEQEAAEILKMERKINRREKEKDYEGKHNSPEGTTDQGKSCKTLTTLNVGGYLYITQKQTLTKYPDTFLEGIVNGKILCPLDADGHYFIDRDGLLFRHVLNFLRNGELLLPEGFRENQLLAQEAEFFQLKGLAEEVKSRWEKEQLTSRETTFLEITDNHDRSQGLRIFCNAPDFITKIKSRIVLVSKSRLDGFPEEFSISSNIIQFKYFIKSENGTRLVLKEDNTFVCTLETLKFEAIMMALKCGFRLLTSLDCSKGSIVHSDALHFIK from the coding sequence ATGCGAGGTTGCCAGCATTTCCATTCCATCACCGAGCTAGAGCTGAATAAAGGCGtttgtgtggtggtggtggtgctttttaaaaagctctgTCTAAGCCAAGAACAAGAAGCTGCAGAGATTTTGAAAATGGAACGTAAAATaaacaggagagaaaaagaaaaagactatgaGGGGAAACACAACAGCCCTGAAGGTACTactgatcaaggaaagagctgcAAAACGCTGACGACTCTCAATGTTGGTGGATATTTGTATATTACTCAAAAACAAACACTGACCAAGTATCCAGATACTTTCCTTGAAGGTATAGTCAATGGAAAAATTCTTTGCCCCCTTGATGCGGATGGTCACTATTTCATAGACAGGGATGGGCTCCTTTTCAGACATGTTCTGAACTTCTTACGGAATGGAGAACTTCTACTACCAGAAGGATTTCGAGAAAATCAACTCCTGGCCCAGGAGGCAGAATTCTTTCAGCTTAAAGGGCTGGCGGAAGAAGTGAAATCAAGGTGGGAGAAAGAACAGCTAACATCCAGAGAGACGACTTTCTTGGAAATCACTGATAACCACGATCGCTCTCAAGGTTTGAGAATCTTTTGTAATGCTCCTGAtttcataacaaaaataaaatctcgAATTGTACTGGTGTCAAAGAGCCGGCTGGATGGATTTCCAGAGGAGTTTTCTATATCTTCAAATATTATTCAATTTAAATACTTCATAAAGTCCGAAAATGGTACACGACTCGTGCTAAAGGAAGACAACACCTTTGTCTGCACCCTGGAAACTCTTAAGTTTGAGGCTATAATGATGGCTTTAAAATGTGGCTTTAGACTGCTGACCAGTCTGGATTGTTCCAAAGGGTCAATTGTTCACAGCGATGCACTTCATTTTATCAAGTGA